One window of Mauremys mutica isolate MM-2020 ecotype Southern chromosome 20, ASM2049712v1, whole genome shotgun sequence genomic DNA carries:
- the HNRNPA1 gene encoding heterogeneous nuclear ribonucleoprotein A1 isoform X2 — MSKSESPKEPEQLRKLFIGGLSFETTDESLRGHFEQWGTLTDCVVMRDPNTKRSRGFGFVTYSTVEEVDAAMNARPHKVDGRVVEPKRAVSREDSQRPGAHLTVKKIFVGGIKEDTEEHHLRDYFEQYGKIEVIEIMTDRGSGKKRGFAFVTFDDHDSVDKIVIQKYHTVNGHNCEVRKALSKQEMASASSSQRGRSSSGNFSGGGRGGGFGGNDNFNRGSNFSGRGYGGGGGGGGPSYSGGSRGYGGSGNYDGYNNGGGGFGSGSGGSSFGGGGNYNDFGSYNNQSSNFGPMKGGNFGGRSSGPYSSGGGVALGGLLSERGHQNKSLRTTAITPSPIALSGGYGGSSSGGSYGGGRRF; from the exons ATGTCCAAGTCCGAG TCCCCTAAGGAGCCCGAGCAGCTGCGCAAGCTCTTCATCGGTGGCCTGAGCTTCGAGACAACGGATGAGAGCCTCCGTGGCCACTTCGAGCAATGGGGCACGCTCACCGATTGCGTG GTAATGAGAGATCCAAATACCAAGCGCTCCAGGGGCTTTGGGTTTGTTACATACTCTACAGTAGAAGAGGTTGATGCTGCCATGAATGCTAGACCACACAAAGTTGATGGCAGAGTTGTTGAACCAAAGAGGGCCGTATCCAGAGAG GACTCACAGAGGCCTGGAGCTCACCTGACAGTGAAGAAAATCTTTGTTGGTGGGATTAAGGAAGACACAGAGGAGCACCACCTGCGAGACTACTTTGAACAGTATGGCAAAATCGAAGTGATTGAGATCATGACAGACCGTGGCAGTGGCAAGAAGAGAGGCTTTGCGTTCGTCACCTTTGATGACCACGACTCGGTGGACAAGATTGTTA TTCAGAAGTATCACACTGTGAATGGCCACAACTGCGAAGTGAGGAAAGCactgtcaaagcaagaaatggcCAGCGCTTCGTCCAGCCAAAGAG GTCGCAGTAGCTCTGGGAACTTCAGTGGTGGCGGCCGTGGAGGTGGATTTGGCGGAAATGACAACTTTAACCGTGGCAGCAACTTTAGTGGTCGTG gttatggtggtggtggtggcggcggtgGCCCTAGCTACTCTGGTGGGAGCAGAGGCTACGGTGGCAGTGGCAACTACGACGGCTATAACAACGGAGGTGGTGGCTTTGGCAGTGGCAGTGGAG GAAGCAGCTTTGGAGGTGGCGGAAACTACAATGACTTCGGCAGTTATAACAACCAATCTTCAAACTTTGGCCCTATGAAAGGAGGGAACTTCGGAGGCAGGAGTTCTGGTCCATACAGCAGCGGTG ggggggtCGCACTTGGAGGCTTGCTatctgaaaggggtcaccagaacaaaagtttgagaaccactgctataacgCCATCTCCAATTGCTCTCTCAGGTGGCTACGGTGGCTCCAGTAGTGGCGGTAGTTATGGAGGTGGGCGAAGGTTTTAA
- the HNRNPA1 gene encoding heterogeneous nuclear ribonucleoprotein A1 isoform X1 encodes MSKSESPKEPEQLRKLFIGGLSFETTDESLRGHFEQWGTLTDCVVMRDPNTKRSRGFGFVTYSTVEEVDAAMNARPHKVDGRVVEPKRAVSREDSQRPGAHLTVKKIFVGGIKEDTEEHHLRDYFEQYGKIEVIEIMTDRGSGKKRGFAFVTFDDHDSVDKIVIQKYHTVNGHNCEVRKALSKQEMASASSSQRGRSSSGNFSGGGRGGGFGGNDNFNRGSNFSGRGGFGGSRGGGYGGSGDGYNGFSNEGYGGGGGGGGPSYSGGSRGYGGSGNYDGYNNGGGGFGSGSGGSSFGGGGNYNDFGSYNNQSSNFGPMKGGNFGGRSSGPYSSGGGVALGGLLSERGHQNKSLRTTAITPSPIALSGGYGGSSSGGSYGGGRRF; translated from the exons ATGTCCAAGTCCGAG TCCCCTAAGGAGCCCGAGCAGCTGCGCAAGCTCTTCATCGGTGGCCTGAGCTTCGAGACAACGGATGAGAGCCTCCGTGGCCACTTCGAGCAATGGGGCACGCTCACCGATTGCGTG GTAATGAGAGATCCAAATACCAAGCGCTCCAGGGGCTTTGGGTTTGTTACATACTCTACAGTAGAAGAGGTTGATGCTGCCATGAATGCTAGACCACACAAAGTTGATGGCAGAGTTGTTGAACCAAAGAGGGCCGTATCCAGAGAG GACTCACAGAGGCCTGGAGCTCACCTGACAGTGAAGAAAATCTTTGTTGGTGGGATTAAGGAAGACACAGAGGAGCACCACCTGCGAGACTACTTTGAACAGTATGGCAAAATCGAAGTGATTGAGATCATGACAGACCGTGGCAGTGGCAAGAAGAGAGGCTTTGCGTTCGTCACCTTTGATGACCACGACTCGGTGGACAAGATTGTTA TTCAGAAGTATCACACTGTGAATGGCCACAACTGCGAAGTGAGGAAAGCactgtcaaagcaagaaatggcCAGCGCTTCGTCCAGCCAAAGAG GTCGCAGTAGCTCTGGGAACTTCAGTGGTGGCGGCCGTGGAGGTGGATTTGGCGGAAATGACAACTTTAACCGTGGCAGCAACTTTAGTGGTCGTG GTGGGTTTGGTGGCAGCCGCGGTGGTGGCTATGGAGGCAGTGGAGACGGCTATAATGGATTTAGCAATGAGG gttatggtggtggtggtggcggcggtgGCCCTAGCTACTCTGGTGGGAGCAGAGGCTACGGTGGCAGTGGCAACTACGACGGCTATAACAACGGAGGTGGTGGCTTTGGCAGTGGCAGTGGAG GAAGCAGCTTTGGAGGTGGCGGAAACTACAATGACTTCGGCAGTTATAACAACCAATCTTCAAACTTTGGCCCTATGAAAGGAGGGAACTTCGGAGGCAGGAGTTCTGGTCCATACAGCAGCGGTG ggggggtCGCACTTGGAGGCTTGCTatctgaaaggggtcaccagaacaaaagtttgagaaccactgctataacgCCATCTCCAATTGCTCTCTCAGGTGGCTACGGTGGCTCCAGTAGTGGCGGTAGTTATGGAGGTGGGCGAAGGTTTTAA
- the HNRNPA1 gene encoding heterogeneous nuclear ribonucleoprotein A1 isoform X3, whose protein sequence is MSKSESPKEPEQLRKLFIGGLSFETTDESLRGHFEQWGTLTDCVVMRDPNTKRSRGFGFVTYSTVEEVDAAMNARPHKVDGRVVEPKRAVSREDSQRPGAHLTVKKIFVGGIKEDTEEHHLRDYFEQYGKIEVIEIMTDRGSGKKRGFAFVTFDDHDSVDKIVIQKYHTVNGHNCEVRKALSKQEMASASSSQRGRSSSGNFSGGGRGGGFGGNDNFNRGSNFSGRGGFGGSRGGGYGGSGDGYNGFSNEGYGGGGGGGGPSYSGGSRGYGGSGNYDGYNNGGGGFGSGSGGSSFGGGGNYNDFGSYNNQSSNFGPMKGGNFGGRSSGPYSSGGGYGGSSSGGSYGGGRRF, encoded by the exons ATGTCCAAGTCCGAG TCCCCTAAGGAGCCCGAGCAGCTGCGCAAGCTCTTCATCGGTGGCCTGAGCTTCGAGACAACGGATGAGAGCCTCCGTGGCCACTTCGAGCAATGGGGCACGCTCACCGATTGCGTG GTAATGAGAGATCCAAATACCAAGCGCTCCAGGGGCTTTGGGTTTGTTACATACTCTACAGTAGAAGAGGTTGATGCTGCCATGAATGCTAGACCACACAAAGTTGATGGCAGAGTTGTTGAACCAAAGAGGGCCGTATCCAGAGAG GACTCACAGAGGCCTGGAGCTCACCTGACAGTGAAGAAAATCTTTGTTGGTGGGATTAAGGAAGACACAGAGGAGCACCACCTGCGAGACTACTTTGAACAGTATGGCAAAATCGAAGTGATTGAGATCATGACAGACCGTGGCAGTGGCAAGAAGAGAGGCTTTGCGTTCGTCACCTTTGATGACCACGACTCGGTGGACAAGATTGTTA TTCAGAAGTATCACACTGTGAATGGCCACAACTGCGAAGTGAGGAAAGCactgtcaaagcaagaaatggcCAGCGCTTCGTCCAGCCAAAGAG GTCGCAGTAGCTCTGGGAACTTCAGTGGTGGCGGCCGTGGAGGTGGATTTGGCGGAAATGACAACTTTAACCGTGGCAGCAACTTTAGTGGTCGTG GTGGGTTTGGTGGCAGCCGCGGTGGTGGCTATGGAGGCAGTGGAGACGGCTATAATGGATTTAGCAATGAGG gttatggtggtggtggtggcggcggtgGCCCTAGCTACTCTGGTGGGAGCAGAGGCTACGGTGGCAGTGGCAACTACGACGGCTATAACAACGGAGGTGGTGGCTTTGGCAGTGGCAGTGGAG GAAGCAGCTTTGGAGGTGGCGGAAACTACAATGACTTCGGCAGTTATAACAACCAATCTTCAAACTTTGGCCCTATGAAAGGAGGGAACTTCGGAGGCAGGAGTTCTGGTCCATACAGCAGCGGTG GTGGCTACGGTGGCTCCAGTAGTGGCGGTAGTTATGGAGGTGGGCGAAGGTTTTAA
- the HNRNPA1 gene encoding heterogeneous nuclear ribonucleoprotein A1 isoform X4 has product MSKSESPKEPEQLRKLFIGGLSFETTDESLRGHFEQWGTLTDCVVMRDPNTKRSRGFGFVTYSTVEEVDAAMNARPHKVDGRVVEPKRAVSREDSQRPGAHLTVKKIFVGGIKEDTEEHHLRDYFEQYGKIEVIEIMTDRGSGKKRGFAFVTFDDHDSVDKIVIQKYHTVNGHNCEVRKALSKQEMASASSSQRGRSSSGNFSGGGRGGGFGGNDNFNRGSNFSGRGYGGGGGGGGPSYSGGSRGYGGSGNYDGYNNGGGGFGSGSGGSSFGGGGNYNDFGSYNNQSSNFGPMKGGNFGGRSSGPYSSGGGYGGSSSGGSYGGGRRF; this is encoded by the exons ATGTCCAAGTCCGAG TCCCCTAAGGAGCCCGAGCAGCTGCGCAAGCTCTTCATCGGTGGCCTGAGCTTCGAGACAACGGATGAGAGCCTCCGTGGCCACTTCGAGCAATGGGGCACGCTCACCGATTGCGTG GTAATGAGAGATCCAAATACCAAGCGCTCCAGGGGCTTTGGGTTTGTTACATACTCTACAGTAGAAGAGGTTGATGCTGCCATGAATGCTAGACCACACAAAGTTGATGGCAGAGTTGTTGAACCAAAGAGGGCCGTATCCAGAGAG GACTCACAGAGGCCTGGAGCTCACCTGACAGTGAAGAAAATCTTTGTTGGTGGGATTAAGGAAGACACAGAGGAGCACCACCTGCGAGACTACTTTGAACAGTATGGCAAAATCGAAGTGATTGAGATCATGACAGACCGTGGCAGTGGCAAGAAGAGAGGCTTTGCGTTCGTCACCTTTGATGACCACGACTCGGTGGACAAGATTGTTA TTCAGAAGTATCACACTGTGAATGGCCACAACTGCGAAGTGAGGAAAGCactgtcaaagcaagaaatggcCAGCGCTTCGTCCAGCCAAAGAG GTCGCAGTAGCTCTGGGAACTTCAGTGGTGGCGGCCGTGGAGGTGGATTTGGCGGAAATGACAACTTTAACCGTGGCAGCAACTTTAGTGGTCGTG gttatggtggtggtggtggcggcggtgGCCCTAGCTACTCTGGTGGGAGCAGAGGCTACGGTGGCAGTGGCAACTACGACGGCTATAACAACGGAGGTGGTGGCTTTGGCAGTGGCAGTGGAG GAAGCAGCTTTGGAGGTGGCGGAAACTACAATGACTTCGGCAGTTATAACAACCAATCTTCAAACTTTGGCCCTATGAAAGGAGGGAACTTCGGAGGCAGGAGTTCTGGTCCATACAGCAGCGGTG GTGGCTACGGTGGCTCCAGTAGTGGCGGTAGTTATGGAGGTGGGCGAAGGTTTTAA